TCTCCGCCATATTGAGCCAACTGCCATGTTTGGGCGTGTAATGGATGTCAATACGTTCTGCCAATCGCCGAGCCTCGGCAGGTTCAAAGGTCTCATAGAGCGAGGCCATGCAGTGCGTATTCAAATTGTCCATAACCAGTCGTACCTGGATGGCGTCTGGATAGCGTTCATCGAGCATGCCTTTTATCCACCACGCCCAATCTTTCATCGTTCGGCGTTCCGTGGCCCTCACGTAGCGTTTGCCGGTGAGTGGCTCGACTTCGAGAAATATCTCCGCAACACCGTTGCGGGCGTATTCATGGTCTATACGGGCCGGTCTTCCCGGCGCACAAGGTATCGCCTCGTGCGTGTCCCCGATAAGCTGTTTACAGGTCTCATCCATACAGACCAGCGGATAGTCGGGGTCGTACGGCAATTCATAGACGGCAATAACGTCTTCCATATTGGCTACGAAGGCCGCGTTCTCCTTTGGCGGGATTTTCCAGTACTGGCGGAGATGAGGCTTAAGTTCGTTTTTTTAAGAACGCGCTGCACGGTCATGTGTGATACGCTCGGGGC
This genomic window from Dehalococcoidia bacterium contains:
- a CDS encoding IS630 family transposase — encoded protein: MPPKENAAFVANMEDVIAVYELPYDPDYPLVCMDETCKQLIGDTHEAIPCAPGRPARIDHEYARNGVAEIFLEVEPLTGKRYVRATERRTMKDWAWWIKGMLDERYPDAIQVRLVMDNLNTHCMASLYETFEPAEARRLAERIDIHYTPKHGSWLNMAEIELSALSGQCLDRRIPDMEMPQRHISAWQNDRNNRQSKIHWHFTNTEARTKLRHLYPIL